The genomic interval GCACTAAAAGTGCAGCCGTGGCGGGCGGACCAATGAGAAGTCCAAACACTAAAAGCGTTCCCACCACCTGAAACGACACCACCGTAGCTAATGCGATCAGTGCCAGCATGAGTAGGTGTGCAAAGCGGGGATTGAGTCCTAAGGTGTGAGCTTTACGCTCGTCGAAAGCGAGTGCAGTGAACTGTCGGTGGAAGAGAAAAATAGTCAATCCACCCAACACTGTTGCAATGGCGATGATGAATATATCCGAGGGTCGCACGCCAAGAATGTCTCCAAAAAGGAAACTGGTGAGGTCTACGGCGTGGGAATCGGAGTGGGACACAATAACCACGCCGAGGGAAAGCATGGTAATAAATTGCAGGCCAATGCTGACGTCTTGGGAGAGGCTGGATTTTCTGCTGGTCCACACCACTCCGGCTGACATGATTAATGCGCTGATTGCTGCGCCGAACATGAGATTTCCGCCCAATAGTGATGCCGTGGCTACTCCGGGGAGCAAGCCGTGCGACATAGCGTCGCCGAAAAAGGTTAGCCTGCGCAAAATAACCCACGTTCCAATGAGTGAGCATAAAATTGCGGCCAGGCATCCGGCGACCAGGGCGCGGGAGATGAATGAAACGTCAAAAGGCACTATGAGGGCGTCAGTAAAAAACTTCATTTGAAAATGATAACCGTTATCATTAAGGAATGGCAGAACTCAGCGTCCGGAATCTCACATGCACATACGGCAATCACATCGCGCTCAACAACATCACGGCACGCTTCCCAACCGGAAAAATAACTGCCCTCATCGGCAGCAACGGCTCCGGAAAATCCACACTGTTGGAAACTTTGGCGGGCATGCTGGCACCCCGCAGCGGAAGCATTAACAACCTTGTGCCAGAAATCGCGTTCGTCCCC from Corynebacterium glutamicum ATCC 13032 carries:
- the aztB gene encoding zinc ABC transporter permease AztB, whose protein sequence is MKFFTDALIVPFDVSFISRALVAGCLAAILCSLIGTWVILRRLTFFGDAMSHGLLPGVATASLLGGNLMFGAAISALIMSAGVVWTSRKSSLSQDVSIGLQFITMLSLGVVIVSHSDSHAVDLTSFLFGDILGVRPSDIFIIAIATVLGGLTIFLFHRQFTALAFDERKAHTLGLNPRFAHLLMLALIALATVVSFQVVGTLLVFGLLIGPPATAALLVQDKASISLIMIVASLLGCAEIYLGLLISWHASTAAGATITLLSAAIFFATLLTKSAISRLNFTA